Proteins from one Fragaria vesca subsp. vesca linkage group LG6, FraVesHawaii_1.0, whole genome shotgun sequence genomic window:
- the LOC101304592 gene encoding probable inactive receptor kinase At1g27190-like has product MFSSTPTWVLTLVLFLSFFSSYQAVVEDDVKCLKGIKEAFNDPLGKLDSWDFTNSSVGFVCHFVGISCWNDRENRIYNLELRDMSLSGTIPQSIEYCISLQNLDLGGNDLNGMIPKDLCSWLPYLVTLDLSGNEFTGPIPVDLSNCTFLNNLILSDNKLSGSIPYELSSLNRLKKFSVANNELSGTVPDVFDSYDKADFAGNSGLCGGPVKKCGGLSKKSLAIIIAAGVFGAAASLLLALGLWWWFHVRVDKRRKGGYDVGREDWAEKLRAHRLVQVSLFQKPLVKVKLGDLMAATNNFSQENVIISTRTGTTYKALLPDGSALAIKRLSTCKLGEKQFRLEMNRLGQLRHPNLAPLLGYCVVEDEKLLVYKYLSNGTLYSLLHGSGDGLDWSTRYRIGLGAARGLAWLHHGCQPPIVHQNICSNVILLDEDFDARIMDFGLAKLMTSDSHESSFVNGDLGELGYIAPEYPSTMVPSLKGDVYGFGIVLLELVTGQKPLEVGTAEEGFKGNVVDWVNHLSSSDRNKDAIDKDICGKGHDDEILQFLKIACKCVVSRPKDRWSMYQVYHALKSMRRDHSFSEQDDEFPLIFRKPDHE; this is encoded by the coding sequence ATGTTTAGCTCAACTCCCACCTGGGTTCTCACCCTGGTCTTGTTCTTGAGCTTCTTCTCATCCTACCAAGCTGTTGTGGAAGACGACGTCAAGTGCCTTAAGGGGATTAAAGAAGCTTTCAATGACCCTCTTGGGAAGCTCGACTCTTGGGACTTCACCAACTCCTCTGTGGGCTTCGTCTGCCACTTTGTGGGTATTTCTTGCTGGAACGATCGCGAGAATCGAATCTACAATCTCGAGCTCAGGGACATGTCTCTTTCAGGTACGATTCCCCAGTCGATTGAGTACTGCATTAGCTTGCAGAATCTGGATCTTGGAGGGAATGACCTTAATGGAATGATACCTAAAGATTTGTGTTCCTGGTTGCCGTATTTGGTTACTCTTGATTTGTCCGGGAATGAATTCACGGGTCCAATCCCGGTTGATTTGAGTAACTGTACTTTCTTGAATAATTTGATTCTTTCGGATAATAAGCTTTCGGGGAGTATTCCTTATGAGTTGTCTAGCTTGAATAGGTTGAAGAAGTTTTCGGTTGCGAATAATGAGTTGAGTGGGACTGTGCCTGATGTTTTTGATAGTTATGACAAGGCTGATTTTGCTGGGAATAGCGGGCTGTGTGGAGGGCCGGTTAAGAAATGTGGGGGGTTGAGCAAGAAGAGCCTTGCGATTATTATTGCTGCAGGGGTGTTTGGTGCCGCGGCGTCATTGTTGCTGGCTTTGGGGTTGTGGTGGTGGTTCCATGTGAGGGTGGACAAGAGGAGGAAAGGAGGGTATGATGTTGGGAGGGAGGATTGGGCGGAGAAGTTGAGGGCACATAGGCTGGTGCAGGTTTCATTGTTTCAGAAACCGCTGGTGAAAGTTAAGCTGGGGGATTTGATGGCAGCTACGAATAATTTCAGTCAGGAGAATGTGATCATTTCGACTAGGACTGGGACTACTTACAAGGCGCTACTGCCTGATGGGTCGGCGCTGGCAATTAAGCGGCTTAGTACTTGTAAGCTTGGGGAGAAGCAGTTTCGGTTGGAGATGAACCGGTTAGGACAGCTCAGGCATCCGAATTTGGCGCCCCTTTTGGGTTACTGTGTTGTGGAGGATGAAAAGCTGCTGGTATATAAGTATTTGTCGAATGGGACTTTGTATTCTTTGTTACATGGAAGTGGTGATGGATTGGATTGGTCAACTAGATATAGGATTGGTTTGGGGGCTGCAAGGGGACTTGCTTGGCTTCACCATGGTTGCCAGCCTCCAATTGTACACCAGAACATCTGCTCCAATGTGATTCTCCTCGACGAGGATTTTGATGCCAGGATAATGGACTTTGGGTTGGCAAAGCTTATGACATCTGATTCTCATGAGAGCAGTTTCGTTAATGGGGACTTGGGAGAGCTTGGTTATATAGCTCCTGAGTATCCAAGTACTATGGTACCTTCACTGAAAGGGGACGTTTATGGATTTGGCATAGTACTCCTGGAGTTGGTGACTGGGCAAAAGCCTCTTGAAGTCGGGACTGCTGAAGAAGGTTTTAAGGGTAATGTAGTGGATTGGGTGAATCATCTCTCTAGTTCTGATCGAAACAAGGATGCCATTGACAAGGATATCTGTGGAAAAGGACACGACGATGAAATTCTACAATTTCTGAAAATTGCTTGTAAATGTGTTGTTTCTAGGCCCAAGGACAGGTGGTCTATGTACCAGGTTTACCACGCACTGAAGAGTATGCGCAGAGACCATAGTTTCTCTGAACAAGATGATGAGTTTCCTTTGATTTTCCGCAAGCCAGATCATGAATGA